A window of Actinomadura rubteroloni contains these coding sequences:
- a CDS encoding isochorismatase family protein, whose protein sequence is MAKALIIVDVQNDFCEGGSLAVAGGADTAAAVTRHLAEQRSVYDHVVATRDFHLDPGPHFSDHPDFVDTWPPHCVIGTPGADFHPALDLDPVEAVFSKGRTAAAYSGFEGADDAGTRLAGWLRDRDVTEVDVVGIATDHCVRATAADAAREGFRTRVLLDLTAGVAADTTDRALAELRDAGVELSGAPVVRS, encoded by the coding sequence ATGGCCAAGGCTCTGATCATCGTGGACGTGCAGAACGACTTCTGCGAGGGCGGCTCGCTGGCGGTCGCGGGCGGCGCGGACACGGCCGCCGCCGTGACCCGGCACCTCGCGGAACAACGTTCCGTTTATGACCACGTCGTCGCCACCCGCGACTTCCACCTCGACCCCGGCCCGCACTTCTCCGACCATCCGGACTTCGTGGACACCTGGCCCCCGCACTGCGTCATCGGCACGCCCGGCGCGGACTTCCACCCCGCGCTCGACCTGGACCCGGTCGAGGCGGTGTTCAGCAAGGGCCGGACGGCCGCCGCCTACAGCGGCTTCGAGGGCGCCGACGACGCCGGGACGCGGCTCGCCGGCTGGCTGCGCGACCGCGACGTCACCGAGGTGGACGTCGTCGGCATCGCCACCGACCACTGCGTCCGCGCGACCGCGGCCGACGCGGCCCGCGAGGGCTTCCGCACCCGCGTGCTGCTGGACCTGACGGCCGGGGTCGCCGCCGACACGACGGACCGGGCGCTCGCCGAGCTGCGCGACGCGGGCGTGGAGCTGTCCGGCGCCCCCGTCGTGCGCTCCTGA
- a CDS encoding gluconokinase gives MGGGDLPVRVIVVMGVAGCGKTTVGRLLASRLGVDYAEGDDFHTPANVRKMADGTPLTDADRRPWLKAIESWITGRLESGRPAVVACSALKRAYREMLGLGRPGVALVYLNADRTTLEARLHQRPGHFFRANMLAGQFADLEPPTRDEALWVDAGNPLPEIVAEITEGMARRYPPAG, from the coding sequence GTGGGCGGCGGCGACCTGCCGGTCCGCGTGATCGTCGTCATGGGCGTGGCGGGCTGCGGCAAGACGACCGTGGGACGTCTGCTGGCGTCCCGGCTCGGCGTCGACTACGCCGAGGGCGACGATTTCCACACGCCCGCGAACGTGCGGAAAATGGCGGACGGGACGCCCCTCACCGACGCCGACCGCCGCCCCTGGCTGAAGGCCATCGAATCCTGGATCACCGGCCGGCTGGAATCGGGACGCCCGGCGGTGGTGGCGTGCTCGGCCCTGAAACGCGCCTACCGCGAAATGCTCGGCCTGGGGCGTCCGGGCGTCGCCCTGGTCTATCTGAACGCCGATCGCACGACGCTGGAAGCGCGCCTCCACCAACGTCCGGGCCATTTCTTCCGCGCGAACATGCTGGCCGGGCAGTTCGCCGACCTGGAACCCCCGACCAGGGACGAAGCCCTCTGGGTCGATGCCGGGAACCCGCTTCCGGAGATCGTCGCGGAGATCACCGAGGGGATGGCGCGGAGGTACCCGCCCGCCGGTTGA
- a CDS encoding NAD(P)H-binding protein, producing the protein MIVVTAPTSTIGRVLVDVLLEEGAELRLVARDPSRLAPEIRARTEVVEGSHGDRDVIDRACKGAEAVFWLAPDIDVPYTDFTRPGIAAFVRHGVERVVAITALGKGTRFAEHAGPVTASLAMCDLIAESGVAFRAVACPSFMHNLLNQVTSIRERGEFSMMIDPDLAAPLVAARDIAVASARLLLDDGWDGTGQVAVLGPEDLTPLDMARIMSDVLGTEIAYRQSTPGAFKASLTGFGMPDEAAQGMVDMFDAKNRGIDNAEPRTAASTTPTTFRSWCEDVLRPAVLG; encoded by the coding sequence ATGATCGTCGTCACCGCGCCCACCAGCACCATCGGCCGCGTCCTGGTGGACGTCCTGCTCGAAGAGGGGGCCGAGCTGCGGCTCGTCGCGCGCGACCCGTCCCGGCTCGCCCCGGAGATCCGCGCGCGGACCGAGGTCGTCGAAGGCTCGCACGGCGACCGCGACGTCATCGACCGGGCGTGCAAGGGCGCCGAGGCCGTGTTCTGGCTCGCGCCCGACATCGACGTCCCCTACACCGACTTCACCCGGCCGGGGATCGCGGCGTTCGTCCGGCACGGCGTCGAGCGCGTCGTCGCGATCACGGCGCTCGGCAAGGGGACGCGGTTCGCCGAGCACGCCGGGCCGGTGACGGCCTCGCTGGCGATGTGCGACCTGATCGCCGAATCGGGCGTCGCGTTCCGGGCCGTGGCGTGCCCGTCCTTCATGCACAACCTGCTCAACCAGGTGACGTCCATCCGCGAGCGCGGCGAGTTCTCCATGATGATCGACCCGGACCTCGCCGCGCCGCTCGTCGCCGCCCGCGACATCGCCGTCGCGTCCGCGCGGCTGCTGCTGGACGACGGGTGGGACGGGACGGGCCAGGTCGCCGTGCTCGGGCCGGAAGACCTGACGCCGCTGGACATGGCGCGGATCATGTCGGACGTCCTCGGCACTGAGATCGCCTACCGGCAGTCCACTCCCGGGGCGTTCAAAGCGAGTCTCACCGGGTTCGGAATGCCGGACGAAGCGGCGCAGGGAATGGTCGACATGTTCGACGCCAAGAACCGGGGGATCGACAACGCCGAGCCGCGCACGGCCGCCTCGACCACGCCGACGACGTTCCGCTCTTGGTGCGAGGACGTGCTCAGGCCCGCCGTTCTCGGCTGA
- a CDS encoding YncE family protein: MTVTPRDDREGDVLAVVGQSGPSVSFFDAATDRHLGSVATLAEPHELAFDPVERLLWVTMTYYSGFYHANTGRRTELTVIDPDARRVVDVVDLAPEHAPHGIALDVARRRVYVSVEGSDERPGGVVVLDAGTRRPIGRIDSGAPGAHWIALDAAGRVGCVANKEAPFVSVLDLERGTLTGRAPVPSSEGVAVSADGARAYAASPFRGSFFDGDEPESAINVIDTVSATVIDALPTENSVLPVHLTSTGLLLVGEVRTRGRAMAPGRLTVFSADTHKEIGGLDIGTVPLTVHSSPDGRLGYVACFASATVEVVDLASLRRVSRLDLGAFGESGAHGLAYIPSEGAS; this comes from the coding sequence ATGACCGTGACACCGCGCGACGATCGGGAAGGGGACGTGCTGGCCGTGGTCGGCCAGAGCGGACCGTCCGTCTCGTTCTTCGACGCCGCCACCGACCGGCACCTCGGCTCGGTGGCCACCCTCGCCGAACCCCACGAGCTGGCCTTCGACCCCGTCGAACGCCTGCTGTGGGTGACGATGACGTACTACTCGGGCTTCTACCACGCCAACACCGGCCGCCGGACCGAGCTGACCGTCATCGACCCCGACGCCCGCCGCGTCGTGGACGTCGTGGACCTCGCGCCCGAGCACGCCCCGCACGGCATCGCCCTCGACGTCGCGCGGCGCCGCGTCTACGTGAGCGTCGAAGGCTCGGACGAGCGGCCCGGCGGGGTCGTCGTCCTGGACGCGGGGACGCGCCGTCCGATCGGCCGCATCGACTCCGGCGCGCCCGGCGCGCACTGGATCGCCCTGGACGCGGCCGGACGGGTCGGCTGCGTCGCCAACAAGGAGGCGCCGTTCGTCTCCGTCCTCGACCTGGAGCGCGGGACGCTCACCGGACGGGCCCCGGTGCCGAGCAGCGAGGGCGTCGCGGTCTCCGCCGACGGCGCCCGCGCGTACGCGGCGTCGCCGTTCCGGGGGTCGTTCTTCGACGGGGACGAACCGGAGTCGGCGATCAACGTCATCGACACCGTGTCGGCGACCGTGATCGACGCGCTGCCCACGGAGAACTCCGTCCTGCCCGTCCATCTGACCTCGACCGGGCTGCTGCTCGTCGGCGAGGTCCGCACGCGGGGCCGCGCGATGGCGCCCGGACGGCTGACGGTGTTCTCCGCCGATACCCACAAGGAGATCGGGGGGCTTGACATCGGGACGGTGCCCCTGACCGTCCACTCGTCGCCGGACGGCCGCCTCGGCTACGTCGCCTGCTTCGCGTCCGCGACCGTCGAGGTCGTGGACCTTGCGTCGCTGCGGCGCGTGTCCCGGCTCGACCTCGGCGCGTTCGGCGAGTCCGGCGCGCACGGCCTCGCCTACATCCCTTCCGAAGGAGCTTCCTGA
- a CDS encoding LysR family transcriptional regulator yields MDLNLLRVLDALLQDNSVTLAAERLGTSPAAVSRTLARLRRAVGDPLLVRAGQGMVPTPRALELRDEVSTLLRACDDVLRPGAGFDAAHLHRTFTVQTTGLLLVKVAGALTERLRTEAPRVDVVFLPEALEGGPALRQGSVDVELGVLGNLDPEIQTEQLTKVTLVGVARDNHPLFDRRIDARSFAAADHIGISRTGKRRGPIDTALADLGLHRRVAVVVPSHTSAMLLARETDLIALTAAEWLEDTVNALGLRTFRIPLDLPPFDLGMAWHPRNAADPSHRWFRTRLAEAVRTT; encoded by the coding sequence ATGGACCTCAACCTCCTCCGCGTCCTAGACGCTCTGCTCCAGGACAACAGCGTGACGCTCGCGGCCGAGCGCCTGGGCACGTCCCCGGCGGCGGTCAGCCGGACGCTGGCCCGCCTGCGCCGCGCCGTCGGGGACCCGCTGCTCGTCCGCGCGGGCCAGGGCATGGTCCCGACGCCGCGTGCGCTGGAGTTGCGGGACGAGGTGAGCACTCTCCTGCGCGCGTGCGACGACGTCCTGCGCCCCGGCGCCGGATTCGACGCCGCGCACCTGCACCGCACGTTCACCGTGCAGACGACCGGGCTGCTGCTCGTGAAGGTCGCCGGGGCGCTGACCGAACGCCTCCGCACCGAGGCGCCGCGCGTGGACGTGGTGTTCCTCCCCGAGGCCCTGGAAGGCGGCCCGGCCCTGCGCCAAGGCTCGGTGGACGTGGAGCTGGGCGTCCTCGGCAACCTGGACCCCGAAATACAGACCGAGCAGTTGACCAAGGTCACCCTGGTAGGAGTGGCCCGCGATAACCACCCCCTGTTCGACCGAAGGATCGACGCGCGCAGCTTCGCCGCCGCCGACCACATCGGCATCTCCCGGACCGGCAAACGGCGCGGCCCGATCGACACCGCGCTCGCAGATCTCGGCCTGCACCGCAGGGTCGCGGTGGTCGTTCCGAGCCACACCAGCGCGATGCTCCTGGCCCGCGAAACCGACCTCATCGCCCTGACGGCGGCGGAGTGGCTGGAGGACACGGTGAACGCGCTGGGCCTGCGCACGTTCCGGATCCCGCTGGACCTGCCGCCCTTCGACCTCGGCATGGCCTGGCACCCCCGCAACGCCGCCGACCCGAGCCACCGCTGGTTCCGCACCCGCCTAGCCGAAGCCGTCCGCACGACGTGA
- a CDS encoding helix-turn-helix domain-containing protein — translation MRMRSGFDPDSSLWDLTAVCLRQLRLTHGWSLAAVGDVIERDRSLVSYVESGDTRLRIEHAQKLDEAWNTDGLLSSMVRFAKSGHNAQWFKAHQQFQAKSTELRIWETSWVPGLFQTPEYARAVFECYGLEDIDKPLTARLKRQGLLDRLPRPLIWAYVYEDVIESPVGGPEVMRAQLARLLELAERPNITIRVLPRSVGATVGRDGAFMLMATAKEEQAFTEASAGGRLTDDSTDVSSLRVKFARIGDHALPVDASLRLIRESMEKFQ, via the coding sequence ATGCGCATGCGCTCCGGGTTCGACCCCGACAGTTCGCTGTGGGATCTCACAGCCGTCTGCCTGCGGCAACTGCGGCTCACTCACGGCTGGTCACTCGCCGCAGTCGGCGACGTGATCGAACGGGACCGGTCGCTCGTGTCCTATGTTGAATCGGGAGACACGAGGCTCCGGATCGAGCACGCACAGAAGCTCGACGAGGCGTGGAACACCGATGGGCTGCTTTCGTCAATGGTCCGTTTCGCGAAGTCTGGGCACAATGCCCAATGGTTCAAGGCCCACCAGCAGTTCCAGGCGAAGTCCACCGAGCTGCGGATCTGGGAAACGTCCTGGGTGCCCGGCCTGTTCCAGACGCCCGAATACGCCCGCGCCGTCTTCGAGTGCTACGGCCTGGAGGACATCGACAAGCCGCTCACCGCTCGCCTCAAGCGGCAGGGCCTGCTCGACCGCCTGCCGCGCCCGCTCATCTGGGCCTACGTCTATGAGGACGTGATCGAGTCCCCCGTCGGCGGCCCGGAGGTCATGCGCGCACAGCTCGCCCGTCTCCTGGAGCTGGCCGAACGCCCGAACATCACAATCCGCGTCCTGCCCCGTTCGGTCGGCGCGACCGTCGGCCGTGACGGCGCGTTCATGCTCATGGCGACGGCCAAGGAAGAACAGGCATTCACCGAGGCCAGCGCCGGAGGACGCCTCACCGACGACAGCACGGATGTAAGCTCGTTGCGAGTGAAGTTCGCGCGCATCGGGGACCACGCTCTTCCCGTGGACGCCTCCCTGCGGCTCATCCGAGAATCGATGGAGAAGTTCCAGTGA